atttagataaaaaaatatcaaaaaaataaaaataaataagaatataaattcaaattttatattttagttcaaattctagaatataaactatttttatgaaagttttaatttgtttgaatttATAACAGTAACAgagtaataatatttatttaaacacatatacataataacttttctatttaaatataattcattaatataaactcaaaaaataataaaattattttagtctttataaataaataatacaataatattatattttatacaataaatttttatttcaaaaatctttttaaattaaaaataataactattaatattaataaataaataacaaatttttatattgaaataatATTTGGCTAGTCCGGGTTTTACACCAGctgaaaacaaaaattgaaaagaattatGGTGCCTACTAATGGACTTTATCCGGTAAGTCCACGTGACTTTGTTCGTGGCAGGTAAGTGAtgtctctctctttcttattGCGGCGGTTTTGACAGTACTCGCTGCTCTGATCGATGAGTTTATTTTGTTTCACACTTTAACTTTCCCTTGTCTGGGAAGGAATCAAGAATAGTGGTTGATCGTCTTTCGGGTACTCTCCAAATCAAACAGGTAAACCAATATCTACTATTCTCGCCACCAATTTATGtaaagaaaataaggatcttcatcttcttatcaCGTGTGCTTGGCAACATAATTTTAGCATGCACTTACCTTTTCTAGCATGCCATCTATCTGTTTGATGAAAGAACAAATTCTTTGTGTGTTTATAGAATTGATTTCTGAAGTAATAATAGAATTGATTGTTAAACTATTGATCTCTCAGATGCTCAAAGATTCCTCTGAAGATCAGGAATTAAGTAATATGAAGGTAAAGCTGTAAATCTCCCTTTTTGATTTAAAGAACTTGAAGGAATTTGCACCTCTTTCCTTTGGTTTTGAAGCAATTTCAGGGGTAATATCTGTGGCAGGTTAGAAATTATGATACAGCAGAAAGTGTAGCTCAGAGGTAATAATGTTGATTTCTATTTCTCTGTCTCACTAAAAATAGTAGTTCTAAGTTCATACTTCCTAGAATGATCTGCATGAATTTTCGGTGTTTCTGGAATCaaatattacaatttttttgaCATACAATATTAGTTTCTTGTGTTTGGATGGGATGCAGCTTAAGGAATAATCATGAGGAATCAGCCAAGGTTTCTTCATTTCCATTGGATTTGGGTAGCCGTTTGTGCCCCGTGGATTCTCTTGAACCAACTTCTATTAAGAAAGCTGGAAACTTTTTCTTGGTTCATAAAGTAACCCAGTCCTCACCTTCCCCTGCAATGTGTTTTGTGGCAAAGGTTCCTCAAGATGAACAAGAATCTCATATTGTAGCTTTTAGTTCAGAAGATGGATCCCGGAAGTTGGATGACGAGTCAACTTCATCTAGGACCATAGGTGTACGGGATGTACATATTGTAAGAACTATTTAACTGCATTATAAGCTTTCACTGCACATCAAattgtcaattttttatttctactgCATTGAAGGTCTTCTTGTGCACAAATAGGAATAGCATCATAAATCTCATCGCCAGGCACAAAATTTATGGTTAATACCTGGCAAATATTTGTTCTCGTATTTTCCAGTCTATGCGGTTAATGGAGGACTTCCTCCATCTTGCTAAAGAAAATACAGAAAAGGATCTGGAAACATGTGGCATACTTGGTGCTGTACACGTAAGAATAATTCAAATCCATAGCTATATTATGCCTTTGGCTGTCTTATCTCAAATTTTCTTGTGCTCTTAAAAGACTTTAGTATGACTGagctattataaattttaaaattaaaatatttccATAGGTATGTTctatttatcttgtattgaatatTAGAGATTTCTGGTTAATCTTTTCTGAAAAAAGAATGAAGAACCTCTCATCTGATAAAATGCTTTGCACTGATATGATTATTTCCTACAATTCTCCAGGAGAATGGAACCCTCTATATGACTACTCTGATCATACCTAAGCAAGAATCAGCTTCCAATTCTGTTAGTATACATATTGCTCTTTTACattcttttaagtttggttttgaaATCTGAGTTTGATTTTTATGAAGGAGCACTAAAAAACTGTTACATTTACATACAATTAGGTGCATATATAAAAGTGGTTTTGTTTAGATAGTAAGTGTGAAAGTTAATTGGTTTTTTTAGTGTAGCAGATTCTATTTGGATGTCAGTATAAAAAACACTTTGACACTAATTGTGCATAGAATTTAAAGTCTTGTGCATAGAAATTAAAATCTTCAATATTTTTAGCACATATTTTTTTGAGGGCATAATATTTTATTGCTGCATTTTGCTAACTTGATGCACTAAATCACAGTGTCAAGCTACAAATGAGGAGGaagttttcaaaattctaaATGAAAGATCTCTTTATCCTGTGGGATGGATCCATGTATGTCTTCCTACCTTCATCACTTTGTTAATTGAGTGAGTCTGTTGGTGTCTTCCCTGGTAGCTTCAGTTTCTGGCCTTTACAGTGAATTTGCGAATTGGGATTTTAGAGGGGATGAGAGGAAAGGTAAAAACTTGGTGAGTAAAGTGGAATCCATTTTGAAGcccttccctttcttcttttccctctaAGACCCCAACTCAAACACACATcggaactttacaaacaaagCCTTATGgctggattggattggattggatatGGCAATCTATTAAATAGGGTAGTACTTTTCTGAAAATTCTGTATTTAGTATGGTAATCACTGAAGCACACTCACAGTTCATATATGAATTAAACTTGTGAAATGTTTCTCCATTGTTATTTCTGAAATTGTGTCTTGTGTAAGATATTAGAACACAAATTATAAACTCTTATGGAAGACTGTATCCTTCTTTTTATCCcatgttaccatactgagatcAGCAACAGCCATTCTTCTTGAATTGGCTTCTCTAACCGTCATCatatttcgaaaaatttttagaCACATCCTTCTCAAAGTTGTTTCATGTCATCAGTGGATCTGCACACTCAATATTCCTACCAGGTGATTGACCGAAGTATCATTTACTATTCCTTGCCCTTTTTCTTTCATGTAAAAGGATTTCTTTGTTCAATAACTTCACATCCGGATATGAATGTCATACATGTTCATAACATTTTATCATGTGAAtcaaattgaaatttgattaaCACCATGACTGAATATTCCTTTTACAATGTGTGTAAAAGTGCTACACTATGACTGAATATTCCTTCTAACAATGACTCAATGGAGTGCAGGTGATAATAGTAATCAAAGTAACTCTTAAACTGACTTGAAATATATTCAAACTTTTCCCTTTATACACTGCTGTTTAACTCGCTGTTTGGCTTTAATGTGTCAGATGATGATTCCTGAGGCATTTGCCATTGTCCTAGCTCCTACTGATACCTCAAGGTCTAGTTGTCTTGAATTTTATGACATCAACAAATGCTGACCAAATATCT
The Arachis duranensis cultivar V14167 chromosome 5, aradu.V14167.gnm2.J7QH, whole genome shotgun sequence genome window above contains:
- the LOC107488787 gene encoding AMSH-like ubiquitin thioesterase 2 isoform X1, with product MLKDSSEDQELSNMKVRNYDTAESVAQSLRNNHEESAKVSSFPLDLGSRLCPVDSLEPTSIKKAGNFFLVHKVTQSSPSPAMCFVAKVPQDEQESHIVAFSSEDGSRKLDDESTSSRTIGVRDVHISMRLMEDFLHLAKENTEKDLETCGILGAVHENGTLYMTTLIIPKQESASNSCQATNEEEVFKILNERSLYPVGWIHTHPSQSCFMSSVDLHTQYSYQMMIPEAFAIVLAPTDTSRSCGLFRLTDPDGMNILKNCMDKGFHPHKDPDNGNPLYEHCSNVYKNSNLRVITSKIYTVMKMGISFSPSIENNQKKNQTKSLMSNLRFASYCFSF
- the LOC107488787 gene encoding AMSH-like ubiquitin thioesterase 2 isoform X3, which produces MLKDSSEDQELSNMKVRNYDTAESVAQSLRNNHEESAKVSSFPLDLGSRLCPVDSLEPTSIKKAGNFFLVHKVTQSSPSPAMCFVAKVPQDEQESHIVAFSSEDGSRKLDDESTSSRTIGVRDVHISMRLMEDFLHLAKENTEKDLETCGILGAVHENGTLYMTTLIIPKQESASNSCQATNEEEVFKILNERSLYPVGWIHTHPSQSCFMSSVDLHTQYSYQMMIPEAFAIVLAPTDTSRSCGLFRLTDPDGMNILKNCMDKGFHPHKDPDNGNPLYEHCSNVYKNSNLRAGASGKTLATAIGTGGGCDFDG
- the LOC107488787 gene encoding AMSH-like ubiquitin thioesterase 2 isoform X5, coding for MLKDSSEDQELSNMKVRNYDTAESVAQSLRNNHEESAKVSSFPLDLGSRLCPVDSLEPTSIKKAGNFFLVHKVTQSSPSPAMCFVAKVPQDEQESHIVAFSSEDGSRKLDDESTSSRTIGVRDVHISMRLMEDFLHLAKENTEKDLETCGILGAVHENGTLYMTTLIIPKQESASNSCQATNEEEVFKILNERSLYPVGWIHTHPSQSCFMSSVDLHTQYSYQMMIPEAFAIVLAPTDTSRSCGLFRLTDPDGMNILKNCMDKGFHPHKDPDNGNPLYEHCSNVYKNSNLRARKSWR
- the LOC107488787 gene encoding AMSH-like ubiquitin thioesterase 2 isoform X7, with the protein product MLKDSSEDQELSNMKVRNYDTAESVAQSLRNNHEESAKVSSFPLDLGSRLCPVDSLEPTSIKKAGNFFLVHKVTQSSPSPAMCFVAKVPQDEQESHIVAFSSEDGSRKLDDESTSSRTIGVRDVHISMRLMEDFLHLAKENTEKDLETCGILGAVHENGTLYMTTLIIPKQESASNSCQATNEEEVFKILNERSLYPVGWIHTHPSQSCFMSSVDLHTQYSYQMMIPEAFAIVLAPTDTSRSCGLFRLTDPDGMNILKNCMDKGFHPHKDPDNGNPLYEHCSNVYKNSNLR
- the LOC107488787 gene encoding AMSH-like ubiquitin thioesterase 2 isoform X4 — protein: MLKDSSEDQELSNMKVRNYDTAESVAQSLRNNHEESAKVSSFPLDLGSRLCPVDSLEPTSIKKAGNFFLVHKVTQSSPSPAMCFVAKVPQDEQESHIVAFSSEDGSRKLDDESTSSRTIGVRDVHISMRLMEDFLHLAKENTEKDLETCGILGAVHENGTLYMTTLIIPKQESASNSCQATNEEEVFKILNERSLYPVGWIHTHPSQSCFMSSVDLHTQYSYQMMIPEAFAIVLAPTDTSRSCGLFRLTDPDGMNILKNCMDKGFHPHKDPDNGNPLYEHCSNVYKNSNLRFEIFDLR
- the LOC107488787 gene encoding AMSH-like ubiquitin thioesterase 2 isoform X2; its protein translation is MLKDSSEDQELSNMKVRNYDTAESVAQSLRNNHEESAKVSSFPLDLGSRLCPVDSLEPTSIKKAGNFFLVHKVTQSSPSPAMCFVAKVPQDEQESHIVAFSSEDGSRKLDDESTSSRTIGVRDVHISMRLMEDFLHLAKENTEKDLETCGILGAVHENGTLYMTTLIIPKQESASNSCQATNEEEVFKILNERSLYPVGWIHMMIPEAFAIVLAPTDTSRSCGLFRLTDPDGMNILKNCMDKGFHPHKDPDNGNPLYEHCSNVYKNSNLRVITSKIYTVMKMGISFSPSIENNQKKNQTKSLMSNLRFASYCFSF
- the LOC107488787 gene encoding AMSH-like ubiquitin thioesterase 2 isoform X6; the encoded protein is MLKDSSEDQELSNMKVRNYDTAESVAQSLRNNHEESAKVSSFPLDLGSRLCPVDSLEPTSIKKAGNFFLVHKVTQSSPSPAMCFVAKVPQDEQESHIVAFSSEDGSRKLDDESTSSRTIGVRDVHISMRLMEDFLHLAKENTEKDLETCGILGAVHENGTLYMTTLIIPKQESASNSCQATNEEEVFKILNERSLYPVGWIHTHPSQSCFMSSVDLHTQYSYQMMIPEAFAIVLAPTDTSRSCGLFRLTDPDGMNILKNCMDKGFHPHKDPDNGNPLYEHCSNVYKNSNLSCPMLLI